A region of the Halanaerobiaceae bacterium ANBcell28 genome:
TCATCGCTAAAATATGGAAAGCCAGCCTTTGGGCTGTCTTAGGGCCAATACCAGGCAGTTTACCTAGTTCCCCAATCAACTTGCCCATAGGCTGTGGATAGTATCTCATTTAAAACATCCCAGGGATATTCATCCCACCAGTTACCTTACCCATTTCATCATTAATCATATCTTGTATCTTACGCATTCCTTCATTAACAGCAGCTAAAATTAAATCTTCTAGCATTTCTACATCTTCTGGGTCAACAGCATCTGGGTCAATCTTAAGGTCCAAAACTTCCTGTTTACCATTAACAACAACTTTTACTACTCCTCCACCAGCACTAGTTTCCAAAGTCTTTTCTTGTAACTCTTCCTGCATCTTTGTCATCTTTGCCTGCATTTGTTGCGCCTGTTTCATTAATTTATTCATATTCATCTTTAATTCCCCCTAAAAATTATTTTTCTTTTTTTTCTAATACTTTATGGTTAACTTTAATAACTTGACCATTAAAAACTCTTAAAACCTTTTTAAGTACATCACTATCATCTTTACTATCATTCTTCTTATAATTACCTATATCAAGATCTTTATTAGCATCATTAGCATTA
Encoded here:
- a CDS encoding YbaB/EbfC family nucleoid-associated protein, which produces MNMNKLMKQAQQMQAKMTKMQEELQEKTLETSAGGGVVKVVVNGKQEVLDLKIDPDAVDPEDVEMLEDLILAAVNEGMRKIQDMINDEMGKVTGGMNIPGMF